In Bythopirellula goksoeyrii, a single window of DNA contains:
- the carA gene encoding glutamine-hydrolyzing carbamoyl-phosphate synthase small subunit: MAQPAKLALEDGTVYAGSSIGAEGEVDGEVCFNTSMTGYQEILTDPSYRGQIVTMTYPQIGNYGVNEADFESSRPHLAGFVVREHSRIQSNFRSEASLSEFLKKWGVVAIESIDTRALVRRIRSQGAMRGVLSTTDLDDASLVAKAKASPGLVGRDLVQEVMPSESATWDSTVSNWTHLNAECGMGNAESPHVVALDYGMKWNIPRHLVDQGCRVTVMPGTSTAADVIAQNPDGVFLSNGPGDPEPLEYAIGTIRELLGKQPIFGICLGHQLLSLACGAKTFKMKFGHRGANQPVQNLKDGTVEITSQNHGFAVDEDSLPEVLEVTHRSLNDGSIEGVRHRDLAAFSVQYHPEASAGPHDSHYLFQQFLDSMGKGLELSV; encoded by the coding sequence ATGGCACAACCGGCAAAATTGGCACTCGAAGATGGAACCGTCTACGCCGGCAGTTCGATCGGCGCCGAGGGCGAAGTCGATGGCGAGGTCTGTTTCAATACCTCGATGACCGGCTATCAGGAGATTCTCACTGATCCGAGCTATCGGGGGCAGATTGTCACGATGACCTACCCCCAAATCGGCAACTACGGCGTAAACGAAGCCGACTTCGAAAGCAGCCGTCCCCACTTGGCAGGCTTCGTCGTGCGGGAGCATAGCCGCATCCAAAGCAATTTTCGCTCAGAGGCCTCACTTTCAGAGTTTCTCAAAAAGTGGGGGGTCGTAGCCATCGAATCGATCGACACGCGAGCCCTCGTCCGTCGTATTCGCTCCCAGGGAGCCATGCGGGGCGTGCTCTCCACTACGGATCTGGACGACGCCAGTTTGGTGGCCAAGGCCAAGGCGAGCCCCGGCCTGGTCGGCCGCGATTTGGTCCAAGAGGTCATGCCAAGCGAGTCCGCCACATGGGATTCCACCGTCAGCAACTGGACGCATTTGAATGCGGAATGCGGAATGGGGAATGCGGAATCACCCCACGTTGTTGCTCTGGACTATGGCATGAAGTGGAATATTCCTCGGCATCTGGTTGACCAGGGTTGCCGGGTGACGGTTATGCCAGGGACTTCGACGGCTGCGGATGTGATAGCTCAAAATCCCGACGGGGTGTTCCTCTCCAATGGCCCCGGCGATCCGGAGCCGCTGGAATATGCAATTGGCACAATCCGTGAGTTACTAGGAAAGCAGCCAATTTTCGGCATCTGCCTGGGGCACCAGTTGCTCTCCCTGGCCTGCGGGGCAAAGACCTTCAAGATGAAATTCGGCCATCGGGGCGCGAACCAGCCAGTGCAAAACCTCAAGGACGGAACTGTTGAAATTACTTCACAGAACCACGGCTTTGCCGTTGACGAAGATTCACTGCCGGAAGTTCTGGAAGTCACCCACCGCAGCCTGAACGATGGCTCGATCGAGGGTGTCCGGCATCGGGATCTAGCCGCATTCAGCGTGCAATACCACCCCGAAGCATCCGCTGGTCCCCACGACAGCCACTATCTGTTTCAGCAGTTTTTGGACTCGATGGGGAAGGGTCTAGAGTTGAGTGTTTAG
- a CDS encoding carbohydrate kinase family protein produces MRPVPLDVPIGGGQLVRTEPLLITTGGIVSNSGTTLARLGMRTAAFTYVGKDEWAEVIHSRYAAEGIDTSQLMTHETEPTSTTAVLIDPQGERSFLHAVGAPKQLNKQAFLSKLEFFAKSRAMLLGYYSLLPNLQDDLAEVLKAIQAAGCLTALDAAGDGGTMEPLAECLQYLDVYVPSHKEAKHQTGESDPEKILTTYRTAGAKGLLGVKLGEQGALLSPTDGEYVEVPSIPPPGPVIDTTGAGDSFLGGLLTGLLRGMSPTEAGRLAAACGACCVTGLGATSAIRDFEATAKLADARQI; encoded by the coding sequence GTGCGTCCGGTGCCATTGGACGTGCCCATCGGCGGGGGACAATTGGTCCGCACCGAACCTCTGCTGATTACCACCGGAGGAATTGTCTCCAATTCGGGGACGACTCTGGCGAGACTTGGCATGCGCACCGCCGCATTCACCTACGTCGGCAAAGACGAGTGGGCTGAAGTCATTCACTCTCGGTATGCCGCGGAGGGAATTGATACTTCGCAACTCATGACGCATGAGACCGAGCCAACGAGCACCACCGCTGTGCTGATCGATCCCCAAGGGGAACGCAGTTTTTTGCATGCCGTTGGGGCACCCAAGCAACTCAACAAGCAGGCCTTCCTCTCGAAGCTCGAATTCTTCGCTAAGAGTCGGGCGATGCTGCTGGGATACTACTCGCTGTTGCCGAACTTGCAGGATGATCTGGCGGAAGTGCTAAAGGCAATTCAAGCAGCAGGATGCCTGACAGCGCTCGATGCCGCCGGAGACGGCGGCACCATGGAGCCACTCGCCGAGTGTTTGCAGTATCTCGATGTGTATGTGCCGAGCCACAAGGAAGCGAAGCATCAAACCGGCGAGAGCGATCCGGAAAAAATTCTCACCACCTATCGCACCGCAGGTGCAAAAGGACTCCTAGGGGTCAAGCTCGGCGAGCAAGGTGCCCTGCTAAGCCCAACCGACGGTGAGTACGTCGAAGTTCCATCCATACCCCCCCCGGGACCCGTGATCGACACTACGGGTGCAGGGGATAGTTTTCTCGGCGGATTACTCACAGGCCTACTGCGAGGCATGAGCCCAACAGAAGCCGGCCGACTTGCCGCCGCATGCGGGGCTTGTTGCGTGACGGGGCTTGGAGCAACAAGCGCGATTCGCGATTTCGAAGCAACAGCTAAATTGGCAGACGCAAGGCAAATCTAA
- a CDS encoding DUF1598 domain-containing protein, protein MNRFSTRYRCPVFVLALGLAWSLATAELSAQFVQQAIGGIAVDAEGVVQAPTVEDEAALAKMRESALAEVPEDLQAFTDVRAVSLKQLEAEVAKHLAEGSELPESVRYLAGLQRVKYVFVYPEQNDVVIAGPAEGWRVDRLGNVVGATTGRPVLLLEDLVVALRTRDVEQLEAISCSIDPTPAGMQRLRGVMRRIQSMGDPEQTMTTMEEALGPQVVTVTGVPQSSHFARTMVAADFRMKRLAMGFDASPVGDMPSFMEMLASSRGSTSATPRWWLAPKYEPLAKDAAGLAWELRGQGVQCLTEEDHFNAAGIRQSSSKAGAAATAWANKFTERFNELADHDSSFGSLRNAMDLAVVAALIDKQGLLDKAGLTLPELTHALALSEYYAPRQVNSQANFVRRRNDFVVSASGGVQLIPWTVADEIEEVAAVGDVRAKLAAPSGNWTWQ, encoded by the coding sequence ATGAACCGATTTTCAACCCGCTATCGTTGTCCCGTTTTTGTTCTGGCATTAGGTCTTGCCTGGTCGCTGGCCACGGCGGAACTATCTGCACAGTTTGTGCAACAAGCGATCGGTGGTATCGCCGTCGATGCCGAGGGTGTCGTCCAGGCGCCCACGGTTGAAGACGAAGCCGCCTTGGCCAAGATGCGTGAGTCAGCGCTCGCTGAAGTGCCCGAGGATTTGCAGGCCTTCACCGACGTGCGCGCCGTGTCGCTCAAGCAACTTGAAGCCGAAGTCGCCAAGCACTTGGCCGAAGGCTCGGAGCTTCCCGAGTCGGTCCGCTACCTAGCAGGACTACAACGGGTGAAGTATGTGTTTGTCTATCCCGAACAAAACGATGTCGTCATCGCGGGCCCGGCCGAAGGATGGCGTGTCGATAGATTGGGCAATGTGGTGGGTGCCACGACCGGCCGCCCCGTGTTGCTGCTAGAAGACTTGGTCGTCGCATTGCGCACCCGCGATGTCGAACAACTCGAAGCGATCTCCTGCTCGATTGATCCCACCCCCGCCGGGATGCAGCGACTCCGCGGTGTGATGCGCCGCATCCAGTCGATGGGCGATCCCGAGCAAACGATGACCACGATGGAAGAGGCCCTGGGCCCACAAGTCGTCACTGTCACCGGTGTACCACAATCCAGCCATTTCGCTCGCACCATGGTCGCCGCCGACTTCCGCATGAAACGGCTCGCCATGGGTTTTGATGCGTCCCCCGTCGGAGACATGCCAAGCTTCATGGAAATGCTCGCCTCGAGTCGCGGCAGCACCAGTGCCACGCCTCGTTGGTGGCTCGCTCCCAAGTACGAACCCTTGGCCAAGGATGCTGCCGGCCTGGCCTGGGAACTTCGCGGCCAGGGCGTGCAATGCCTCACCGAAGAAGATCATTTCAATGCCGCAGGCATTCGCCAAAGCAGCTCCAAAGCGGGTGCCGCTGCTACTGCTTGGGCCAATAAATTCACCGAGCGTTTCAACGAACTGGCCGACCACGATTCCTCGTTCGGATCCTTGCGCAACGCGATGGACTTGGCCGTCGTGGCCGCCCTGATCGACAAGCAGGGCTTGCTCGACAAGGCAGGCCTCACTTTGCCCGAGCTAACTCACGCCCTGGCTCTGAGCGAGTACTATGCCCCTCGTCAGGTCAATTCCCAAGCGAACTTCGTACGCCGCCGCAACGATTTCGTCGTGAGTGCTTCCGGTGGCGTGCAACTCATCCCCTGGACAGTCGCTGACGAGATCGAAGAAGTCGCTGCCGTGGGTGATGTCCGTGCGAAGTTGGCCGCACCCAGTGGCAACTGGACTTGGCAATAG
- a CDS encoding sigma 54-interacting transcriptional regulator, protein MNAYLIIREGSKWADVIRLVPGESATIGRAPTNTVSIKDERCSRNHAEVFFTQGKWMLRDLESRNGTLVSGVKVSQDHELQPGDIIQIGNSQLAFVHELTEAFPESGSFLKSSKPMGEPDAITGDLGEDTESVFESFEPTMITHRKDQSRFLDESDLDESDEAFPKVGRAAAKLCRLAFDLAKSTDIVSLANATLAGLFEGTGVDAGAILLRSQDNTGKRQAEELDVIASRSDSEHSYHRVSSFLTATVLRDGQAVMARNVMDDSDLGNRDSKGEILATSVICAPIRMAGSIFGLIHLYTTGADRTTDPEDLEFTLAVADTVGVALENMNKRQELAENLNQMRSENVQLREQLGVQSEIVGSSEVMMEVTQQIARAAPSRATVLIRGESGVGKELVARAVHFSSPRAKKPFVCLNCAALSESLLESELFGHEKGSFTGATERKIGKFEQADKGTLMLDEIGEMGQSLQAKFLRVLEGHPYERVGGTQQIKVDVRVIAATNRDLEKDVAEGKFRRDLYFRLHVLEIIVPGLRKRPGDIPDLAEFFLRRFSEETGRKLKGFTPRAMEELLRYRWPGNVRELKNVIERAVVLARGEYVDHTDLVLSALKTAGDTEIGVELANPKDYEPMSLADIERIHILQTLNSTGWNKSRSAGILGVERSTLDRKIRRYGLVEEKPRA, encoded by the coding sequence ATGAATGCTTATCTGATAATCCGCGAGGGCTCGAAATGGGCGGATGTCATACGCCTGGTTCCTGGCGAATCGGCAACCATTGGACGGGCCCCGACCAACACGGTCTCGATTAAAGACGAGCGATGTAGTCGTAACCATGCTGAGGTCTTTTTCACACAGGGCAAGTGGATGCTCCGCGATCTGGAAAGCCGCAATGGCACCCTGGTTAGCGGCGTGAAAGTCTCGCAGGATCACGAACTCCAGCCGGGCGACATTATCCAGATTGGCAACTCTCAGTTGGCTTTTGTGCATGAGCTGACCGAAGCGTTTCCCGAGTCGGGGAGCTTTCTGAAATCGTCTAAACCTATGGGCGAGCCTGATGCGATCACCGGCGATTTGGGTGAAGACACCGAGAGTGTGTTCGAATCTTTCGAACCAACGATGATTACGCATCGCAAAGATCAGAGTCGCTTTCTCGATGAGAGCGACCTGGACGAAAGCGATGAAGCGTTTCCCAAGGTCGGCCGCGCTGCTGCCAAACTCTGCCGCCTCGCTTTCGATTTGGCCAAGTCGACCGACATCGTCTCACTGGCCAATGCGACACTGGCCGGCTTGTTCGAAGGAACCGGCGTGGATGCCGGCGCGATTCTGCTTCGCTCGCAAGATAACACCGGCAAACGACAAGCGGAGGAGTTGGACGTGATCGCATCACGGAGCGACAGCGAACATTCGTATCACCGAGTTTCGTCGTTTCTGACTGCGACCGTGTTGCGTGATGGGCAGGCGGTCATGGCACGCAACGTGATGGACGACAGCGATCTGGGCAACCGCGACAGCAAAGGGGAAATCCTGGCTACCAGTGTCATTTGCGCTCCCATCCGCATGGCGGGGAGCATCTTTGGTCTGATTCATCTCTACACCACCGGTGCTGACCGCACGACCGATCCCGAGGATCTAGAGTTTACGCTGGCCGTGGCGGACACCGTCGGCGTGGCCCTGGAGAACATGAACAAGCGGCAAGAGCTGGCCGAGAACCTCAACCAGATGCGAAGCGAAAACGTGCAGCTTCGCGAGCAGCTGGGTGTGCAAAGCGAGATCGTCGGCTCCAGTGAAGTAATGATGGAGGTGACCCAGCAGATTGCTAGGGCTGCCCCAAGTCGCGCGACAGTCTTGATTCGCGGGGAGAGTGGCGTCGGCAAGGAACTGGTCGCCCGGGCCGTGCATTTCTCCAGCCCGCGGGCGAAGAAACCGTTTGTGTGTCTCAACTGTGCCGCACTGAGCGAGTCGCTACTGGAGAGCGAACTCTTCGGCCACGAAAAGGGTTCCTTCACGGGTGCTACCGAGCGGAAGATCGGCAAGTTCGAGCAGGCCGACAAAGGGACCCTGATGCTTGACGAGATCGGCGAGATGGGCCAGTCACTGCAGGCGAAATTCTTGCGCGTGCTCGAGGGGCATCCCTATGAGCGCGTGGGTGGAACGCAACAGATCAAAGTCGATGTGCGGGTAATAGCCGCGACGAACCGCGACTTGGAAAAGGATGTCGCAGAAGGCAAATTCCGCCGCGATTTGTATTTCCGCCTGCACGTGTTGGAAATCATCGTTCCTGGTCTACGCAAACGGCCCGGTGACATTCCCGATCTGGCAGAGTTTTTCCTGCGCCGCTTTAGCGAAGAGACGGGTCGCAAGCTCAAAGGATTTACCCCCCGCGCGATGGAAGAACTCTTGAGGTATCGCTGGCCAGGCAATGTGCGTGAGCTCAAGAACGTCATCGAACGGGCCGTCGTGCTGGCGCGCGGCGAGTATGTGGACCACACGGACTTGGTGCTCTCTGCATTGAAAACCGCTGGCGACACGGAGATAGGAGTCGAGCTGGCCAACCCGAAGGACTATGAGCCGATGTCCCTGGCCGATATCGAGCGAATTCACATCCTGCAAACGCTCAATTCCACCGGTTGGAATAAGAGTCGATCAGCCGGTATTCTGGGAGTCGAGCGTTCAACATTGGACAGGAAGATTCGCCGCTACGGCCTAGTTGAGGAAAAACCTCGGGCATAG
- the ygfZ gene encoding CAF17-like 4Fe-4S cluster assembly/insertion protein YgfZ has translation MPDQSTPWEEVYRDLSQQCGVVALTDWSQIDITGSDRATFLHNMCTNEIRKLSAGQCCEAFCTDVKGKIQAQVFVFIEQDRISLLTVPGQAERIIAQLGRYVIREDVELADSTAKYAWWIVVGPQAHATLKQNTENENDIPTQNYNHATCTLAGQQGLVARLPILWPGALLVRTAATDSPLNGLDVPTIDTDSPVWSSLRVESQLPLFGIDFDDSNLPQEVNRDAQSISFTKGCYLGQETVARIDALGHVNKKVVLVSIQGTSVPKVGAKLLSGDSEVGTITTPCWSPQASRPAALAMVKRGANEIGSEMESPAGSAVIVESLQNQ, from the coding sequence ATGCCTGATCAGTCGACACCTTGGGAGGAAGTCTATCGCGATCTTTCGCAACAATGTGGAGTTGTTGCGCTCACGGATTGGTCGCAGATAGACATTACTGGTAGTGACCGCGCGACATTCTTGCACAACATGTGTACCAACGAGATTCGTAAGTTGTCCGCTGGTCAATGCTGCGAAGCATTTTGCACGGATGTGAAAGGTAAGATCCAAGCCCAGGTGTTCGTATTCATCGAACAGGACCGAATATCACTTCTCACCGTTCCAGGACAGGCCGAACGGATCATAGCTCAACTGGGGCGTTATGTTATTCGCGAAGACGTTGAACTAGCCGATAGTACTGCCAAGTACGCTTGGTGGATCGTCGTGGGCCCCCAGGCTCACGCAACTCTCAAGCAAAACACTGAGAACGAAAACGACATCCCAACACAAAACTACAATCACGCCACTTGTACACTGGCTGGACAGCAAGGTCTGGTGGCACGACTCCCGATACTTTGGCCGGGGGCATTATTGGTCCGAACTGCTGCTACAGATTCGCCCTTAAATGGCCTCGATGTGCCAACAATCGATACCGATTCGCCCGTATGGTCCTCTCTTCGAGTCGAATCCCAGTTGCCGCTCTTTGGCATCGACTTCGATGATTCGAATCTACCGCAAGAAGTGAATCGCGATGCTCAGTCGATTAGCTTTACCAAGGGTTGTTATCTCGGACAGGAGACGGTTGCGCGCATCGATGCTTTGGGGCATGTGAACAAGAAAGTGGTGCTAGTTTCTATCCAGGGAACCTCTGTACCTAAAGTTGGAGCGAAATTGCTAAGCGGCGATTCCGAAGTTGGGACGATTACGACTCCTTGCTGGTCTCCTCAAGCGTCTCGCCCTGCAGCTTTGGCAATGGTAAAACGTGGAGCCAATGAAATCGGTAGCGAGATGGAAAGTCCGGCAGGCAGCGCAGTTATTGTGGAGTCGTTGCAGAATCAGTAA
- a CDS encoding zinc metalloprotease: MNPSNERLSLCVGRWRGIDVRVHILFPILALSALLLTKDFNRIHAEAESVITTEGYLIPHTFGGANTRLVCLALLVLLVSVALHELVRLLAARRVGGHATSLVLGPIGGLSRIHLPADPPAHLLTGLVGPLVALLLIVVAGCGLAFAGDRSVLELLFSPLNPELAYPGPGTRLFSMKLVGQMIVWINCCLFLVDLLPVDPCAGAEILRGVLWPVVGRNTAAYATSHVALGAAILLAISSAVLVGQANPDALVPAWFPLALASVFLLYAARGNMPSKNYDVGLAIDELDSDDEIWIAGDWVEEDHAAVLVEHIQDKQQEALDRKRREREANEDARVDAILARLHGTSFENLSEEERAFLKRASRRYQRRRGTAGDTPL, translated from the coding sequence ATGAACCCTTCGAATGAACGGCTGAGTCTGTGCGTGGGACGTTGGCGTGGGATCGATGTGCGTGTACACATCCTCTTCCCTATCTTGGCCTTGAGTGCTCTGCTGCTGACCAAAGATTTCAACAGAATTCATGCCGAAGCTGAGAGCGTCATTACGACCGAAGGATATCTCATTCCCCATACCTTCGGGGGAGCGAACACGCGGTTGGTTTGTCTGGCGCTACTAGTTCTGCTTGTGAGCGTCGCCCTTCATGAACTCGTTCGATTGCTAGCGGCCAGACGTGTCGGAGGTCATGCGACATCGTTAGTTTTAGGCCCCATTGGCGGATTATCGAGGATCCACCTCCCCGCTGATCCTCCAGCCCATCTGCTTACTGGGTTGGTTGGCCCCTTGGTTGCACTTTTGCTCATTGTGGTTGCTGGCTGTGGATTGGCCTTCGCGGGGGATCGTAGCGTTTTGGAACTACTCTTCAGTCCCCTCAATCCCGAACTCGCTTATCCTGGACCTGGCACGAGGCTTTTCTCGATGAAGCTGGTAGGGCAAATGATCGTGTGGATCAATTGCTGTCTATTCCTGGTCGATCTCCTCCCGGTTGATCCTTGTGCGGGTGCCGAGATCCTGCGAGGCGTGTTGTGGCCTGTCGTAGGTCGCAACACCGCAGCTTATGCAACTTCGCATGTCGCTTTGGGAGCGGCCATCCTCTTGGCTATCTCAAGTGCCGTGCTGGTTGGCCAGGCCAATCCAGACGCCCTGGTTCCCGCTTGGTTTCCGCTTGCTTTGGCTTCCGTTTTCCTGCTGTACGCGGCCCGTGGAAATATGCCGTCGAAGAACTACGATGTCGGACTGGCAATCGACGAACTAGATTCGGACGATGAGATTTGGATAGCGGGGGATTGGGTCGAAGAAGATCACGCAGCAGTTCTCGTTGAGCATATCCAGGACAAACAACAGGAAGCATTGGATCGCAAACGGCGGGAACGTGAAGCCAATGAGGATGCTCGTGTCGATGCAATTCTGGCTCGGTTACATGGAACCAGTTTCGAGAACCTCTCGGAAGAAGAACGCGCCTTTCTTAAGCGAGCAAGTCGCCGCTATCAGCGACGCCGTGGAACGGCCGGCGATACTCCGCTGTAG
- a CDS encoding hydroxypyruvate isomerase family protein produces MLRREFLATTGVFGASLATGTATTFAQTFSAKHQFQLKYAPHFGMFKALGGDDPIDQLKFAADQGFTAWEDNGMPGRPVEMQEKIGQTMADLGMTMGVFVANNVSWGKPDLASGKQESRDNFLKSIRDSVDIAKRVNAKWMTVVPGHVDNKLQMDYQTANVIESLRQASAILEPHKLVMVLEPLNWWANHAGQFLVTTPQAYLICKAVNSPSCKILFDIYHQQISEGNLIPNIDKAWDEIAYFQVGDNPGRKEPGTGEINYRNVFRHIHDKGFTGVVGMEHGNSKDGAKGEQAVIDSYVKADDF; encoded by the coding sequence ATGCTTCGTCGTGAATTCCTGGCAACTACGGGCGTCTTTGGTGCGAGCCTTGCTACGGGCACCGCGACTACGTTTGCTCAAACCTTCTCAGCCAAGCACCAATTCCAACTCAAGTACGCCCCCCACTTTGGCATGTTCAAGGCGTTGGGAGGAGACGACCCGATTGACCAACTCAAGTTTGCCGCGGACCAGGGCTTCACCGCCTGGGAAGACAACGGCATGCCAGGTCGGCCAGTCGAGATGCAAGAAAAGATCGGCCAGACCATGGCTGACCTGGGCATGACAATGGGAGTGTTCGTCGCCAACAATGTCTCCTGGGGCAAGCCCGACCTCGCAAGTGGTAAACAGGAAAGCCGTGACAATTTCCTCAAGAGTATTCGCGACTCGGTGGATATCGCCAAACGAGTCAATGCCAAATGGATGACCGTGGTTCCGGGACATGTCGACAATAAGCTGCAGATGGACTACCAAACGGCCAACGTGATCGAGAGCCTGAGACAAGCTTCCGCCATTCTCGAACCACACAAACTGGTGATGGTGCTGGAACCCCTCAACTGGTGGGCCAACCACGCTGGACAATTCCTAGTGACCACACCCCAGGCATATTTGATCTGCAAAGCAGTCAACAGCCCCTCCTGCAAGATTCTCTTCGACATCTATCATCAGCAGATTTCCGAAGGGAATCTCATCCCCAACATTGACAAGGCGTGGGACGAGATCGCCTATTTCCAAGTCGGTGACAACCCGGGTCGCAAAGAACCCGGCACCGGCGAGATCAACTACCGCAACGTCTTCCGTCATATCCATGACAAAGGATTTACAGGAGTCGTCGGCATGGAACACGGCAACTCGAAGGATGGAGCCAAGGGTGAGCAGGCAGTGATTGACTCGTATGTCAAGGCAGATGATTTTTAA
- a CDS encoding lactate racemase domain-containing protein, whose amino-acid sequence MPTLLDTINLTETSPSTVTTLGARSVVPIDNRQLPDHVQRAFDDPLDYPPLASATVPGDRVAIALQAGVPQLNQILSGTLSALAHAGVEEEYVTVVVPPGQEQLQSELQDELGSRVSIVVHSSDDIEQLAMLGVTEAGEPLRLNRILCDADLVISIRPAQGKSSHPMPMEPIFPTFADQESINRFQTPRHCETPSQRARLAQESDRCNALLGLSLSMDVVPGPEGSVAACMCGTPRAVAKRSAQQYRDIWGYTPSESADLVVASLGSDPSQQTWHALSRALSVAEELVSANGAIAICSAIATPPGPALKRLKDTADLSDLENKLKNAHHADSILARQLCRILQQHTVYLASSLKPTTVECLGMAPITNEEELGRLIASQNNCLLLDHAHFLQPKVSEDA is encoded by the coding sequence ATGCCAACACTACTCGACACAATCAACTTGACCGAGACTTCTCCTTCGACAGTCACCACACTGGGTGCCCGTTCGGTGGTGCCAATCGATAATCGTCAATTGCCAGATCATGTGCAGCGGGCATTCGACGATCCGCTGGACTATCCCCCTCTCGCAAGCGCCACTGTACCCGGGGATCGCGTTGCTATTGCCCTCCAAGCGGGTGTCCCGCAACTGAATCAGATTCTCTCTGGAACACTGTCAGCTCTGGCACACGCAGGCGTTGAGGAAGAGTACGTTACGGTCGTTGTTCCTCCGGGGCAAGAACAGCTTCAATCCGAATTGCAAGACGAATTGGGATCTAGAGTTTCGATTGTCGTTCACTCTTCCGACGACATAGAACAACTTGCCATGCTTGGCGTGACTGAAGCAGGGGAACCTTTGCGGCTCAATCGAATTCTGTGCGATGCGGATCTGGTGATTTCCATTAGACCTGCTCAAGGCAAGTCCTCGCACCCGATGCCAATGGAACCGATTTTCCCAACTTTTGCGGATCAGGAATCTATCAACCGATTTCAGACGCCTCGCCATTGCGAGACGCCGAGTCAGCGGGCGAGGCTGGCTCAGGAATCAGACAGGTGCAATGCATTGCTTGGGTTGAGTTTGTCCATGGACGTGGTACCTGGCCCTGAGGGTTCGGTCGCCGCTTGTATGTGCGGTACTCCCCGTGCCGTGGCAAAGCGATCAGCACAACAGTATCGAGATATTTGGGGATATACTCCGTCGGAAAGTGCTGATCTGGTTGTCGCATCACTTGGTAGTGACCCATCGCAACAGACCTGGCACGCGTTGAGTCGAGCGTTGTCGGTGGCCGAAGAGCTGGTCTCTGCAAACGGCGCGATCGCGATCTGTTCTGCAATTGCCACGCCTCCGGGTCCAGCGCTAAAGCGTCTCAAGGACACTGCTGACCTTTCCGATTTAGAGAACAAACTAAAGAACGCTCACCATGCAGACAGTATTCTGGCACGTCAGCTATGCCGAATCTTACAGCAGCACACGGTCTATTTGGCCAGTTCTCTTAAGCCTACCACGGTTGAATGCCTAGGAATGGCACCCATTACAAACGAGGAAGAACTTGGGCGGTTGATTGCATCGCAGAATAATTGCCTCCTCTTGGACCATGCCCATTTTCTGCAACCGAAGGTTTCAGAAGATGCCTGA
- a CDS encoding NUDIX hydrolase, with product MSEKSKLLLKTSRFRVVEHTLQAGDGQSVVHRQVIEHPGSVAIIPLLEGNRVCLIRNYRIAVKKTLIELPAGTIEPPDSPSETAIRELKEETGFEAQSWQELPSFYLSPGILRERMHLFVAENLTVGSTAREAGEDIENLIVPWEDAVAMAMRGEIEDAKTLVGILSWDRVRGS from the coding sequence ATGTCCGAGAAATCCAAGCTCTTGCTCAAGACAAGCCGTTTCCGTGTGGTGGAGCACACTTTGCAAGCTGGGGATGGACAAAGTGTCGTTCATCGCCAGGTGATTGAGCATCCCGGGTCGGTAGCCATTATTCCCCTCTTGGAAGGAAATCGGGTCTGCCTGATCCGGAACTATCGCATCGCGGTGAAGAAAACCTTGATCGAACTTCCAGCCGGCACGATCGAACCCCCCGATTCCCCTTCAGAGACGGCTATTCGAGAACTAAAAGAGGAAACCGGTTTCGAGGCCCAAAGCTGGCAAGAACTACCGAGTTTCTATCTCTCACCGGGCATTCTCCGTGAACGCATGCACTTGTTCGTCGCTGAAAATTTGACGGTCGGTTCCACCGCACGCGAAGCTGGAGAGGACATTGAGAACTTGATCGTCCCCTGGGAGGACGCGGTGGCCATGGCAATGCGGGGCGAAATCGAGGACGCGAAGACGCTTGTTGGTATCCTATCGTGGGATCGAGTGCGAGGAAGTTAA